The Pseudomonas orientalis genome contains a region encoding:
- a CDS encoding LLM class flavin-dependent oxidoreductase — protein MSKPRQLKLGAMVHGVGHGWGEWRHPQAQPDASTNFGFYRQQTELAEASRFDFVFIADSLHIHAKSSPHYLNRFEPLTILSALAALTSHIGLVATVTVSYTEPYQVARQLASLDHISGGRAGWNVVTSWLSGTADNFGKAEHPPHAVRYRIAKEHLNVVKGLWDSWEDDAFAYDKQSGEFFTPHKLHALNHKGEFFAVKGPLNIARSRQGQPVIFQAGTSEDGRNFAAQNADAIFVHAEDIDEAKAYTADLKRRARGFGRDAGSLSILPGIRPIVGRDAAEVESRYQQALELVSVEDAIVALGRPFNDHDFSQYPLDAPFPELGDLGANSQKGGSERIKQLARDEGLTLREVALRFSRPRRDFVGTPEQVADTIQRWFEAGASDGFIINSVLPDGLQYFTELVVPVLQQRGLFRTEYSGQTLRDNLGLQVPANRYSSVEAAEKALA, from the coding sequence ATGAGCAAGCCACGTCAATTGAAACTCGGTGCCATGGTGCATGGTGTCGGCCACGGCTGGGGCGAATGGCGCCACCCGCAGGCGCAGCCCGACGCCAGTACGAATTTCGGCTTTTACAGGCAGCAGACCGAATTGGCCGAAGCCTCGCGGTTCGACTTCGTGTTCATCGCCGACAGCCTGCATATCCACGCCAAGTCCAGCCCGCACTACCTCAACCGCTTCGAACCGCTGACGATCCTGTCGGCCCTGGCCGCGCTGACCAGCCATATCGGCCTGGTCGCCACCGTGACCGTCAGCTACACCGAGCCCTACCAGGTGGCGCGCCAGCTGGCCTCGCTGGACCATATCAGCGGTGGTCGCGCCGGATGGAATGTGGTCACCTCGTGGCTGAGCGGCACCGCCGACAACTTCGGCAAGGCCGAACACCCGCCTCACGCCGTGCGCTACCGCATCGCCAAGGAACACCTGAACGTGGTCAAGGGCCTGTGGGACTCCTGGGAGGACGACGCCTTTGCCTATGACAAGCAAAGCGGCGAATTCTTCACCCCGCACAAGTTGCATGCACTCAACCACAAGGGCGAATTCTTCGCGGTCAAGGGCCCACTGAATATCGCGCGTTCGCGCCAGGGCCAGCCGGTGATTTTCCAGGCCGGCACCTCCGAAGACGGGCGCAACTTTGCCGCGCAGAACGCCGACGCGATCTTTGTGCATGCCGAGGACATCGACGAGGCCAAAGCCTACACGGCCGATTTGAAACGCCGCGCCAGGGGCTTCGGGCGTGACGCCGGCAGCCTGTCGATCTTGCCGGGTATCCGGCCGATCGTGGGACGCGATGCCGCCGAAGTGGAAAGCCGGTACCAACAGGCGTTGGAGCTGGTCAGCGTGGAAGATGCGATCGTCGCCCTCGGCCGTCCGTTCAACGACCATGACTTCAGCCAATACCCGCTCGATGCGCCGTTCCCCGAACTGGGCGACCTGGGCGCCAACAGCCAGAAAGGCGGCTCTGAACGCATCAAGCAACTGGCCAGGGACGAGGGGCTGACCCTGCGTGAAGTGGCGCTGCGGTTCTCGCGGCCCAGGCGCGATTTTGTCGGCACGCCGGAACAGGTCGCCGATACGATCCAGCGCTGGTTCGAGGCGGGTGCCAGCGATGGCTTCATCATCAACTCGGTGCTGCCCGATGGCTTGCAGTACTTCACTGAGTTGGTGGTACCGGTGTTGCAGCAGCGTGGGCTGTTCCGTACCGAGTACAGCGGGCAGACGCTGCGCGACAACCTCGGCCTGCAAGTGCCGGCCAACCGCTACAGCTCGGTTGAAGCCGCCGAAAAAGCCCTGGCCTGA
- a CDS encoding ABC transporter substrate-binding protein yields the protein MLSTTPFKRLLLGGALALGLLGNAHAADLQPLRVANQKSTIKALLEASGETRNVPYEIKWSEFPSASPLGEALNAGAVDVGALGDAPYVFALGAGASLKVISIIHAEGRNTTALLVPQDSPIKTAADLKGKKIVTGRGSIGHYLAIKALASAGLTSQDVQFIFLLPAESRLVLDNGTADAWATWDPYTTVVTSQSNARVLVSGKHLLSNHLYFAATEQAIADKRVQLDDFVARVDRAYAWANRHPDEYAAAQAKITGLPLAVHIEVAKDTRLSPVLIDDAVISGLQATADTYQKEGLLSRHIDVSQGFDKRFNALRAPNSQASR from the coding sequence ATGCTGTCTACTACCCCATTCAAGCGCCTGCTGCTGGGCGGCGCCCTGGCGCTCGGCCTGCTCGGCAACGCCCACGCCGCCGACCTGCAACCCCTGCGCGTGGCCAACCAGAAATCGACGATCAAAGCGCTGCTGGAAGCTTCGGGCGAAACCCGAAACGTACCGTACGAGATCAAATGGTCGGAATTCCCCTCGGCCTCGCCCCTGGGCGAAGCGCTGAATGCCGGCGCGGTGGATGTCGGCGCCCTGGGCGATGCGCCCTATGTGTTCGCCCTCGGCGCCGGTGCGTCGCTCAAAGTGATCAGCATCATCCACGCCGAAGGGCGTAACACCACTGCCCTGCTGGTGCCGCAGGATTCGCCGATCAAGACCGCCGCCGACCTCAAGGGCAAGAAGATCGTCACCGGGCGCGGCTCCATCGGGCACTACCTGGCGATCAAGGCCCTGGCCAGCGCAGGCCTGACCTCACAGGATGTGCAGTTCATCTTCCTGCTGCCCGCCGAATCGCGGCTGGTGCTGGACAACGGCACCGCCGACGCCTGGGCCACCTGGGACCCCTACACCACCGTGGTCACCTCGCAAAGCAACGCCCGTGTGCTGGTCAGCGGGAAACATCTGTTGAGCAACCACCTGTACTTCGCCGCCACCGAACAGGCCATTGCCGACAAACGCGTGCAACTGGACGACTTTGTCGCCCGGGTTGACCGCGCCTACGCCTGGGCCAACCGCCACCCCGACGAGTACGCCGCGGCCCAGGCCAAAATCACCGGCCTGCCGTTGGCCGTGCACATCGAAGTGGCCAAGGATACCCGTCTGTCCCCGGTACTGATCGACGACGCGGTGATCAGCGGCCTGCAAGCCACTGCCGACACCTACCAGAAAGAAGGTCTGTTGAGCCGGCATATCGACGTGTCGCAAGGCTTCGACAAACGCTTCAACGCCCTGCGCGCCCCCAATTCCCAAGCCTCACGCTAA
- a CDS encoding TonB-dependent receptor produces the protein MYKRTGLVSFTLTALALAIACERLNAAEAATTEHVDVVGQGAAIGSALKEQRVSDSIKSVVHADGVAQLPDENVAEAVQRLPEISVERDQGEGRFVSVRGLGPDLNSVTINGTLVPSPESERRAVALDVLPSELVQSLSVIKTLTPDMDANSLGGTVEVKSLSAFDHKGLFYTGSTEVGYDKNTRQTSPKFSGAASNRFSLGEGIDNFGVAAALSWQKRDFGSDNVETGGAWDFRNGARLNEFEQRDYDISRERAGGGLNFDYTPDDLSSYYLRTLYSRYKDTETRNAASLEFAEPQAPGELGEAEGKRKLKNREETQQIQSYVFGGERMLGLWTLSGQAGYSRSSEDSPAHIAGATFDGGDFADSGFYDKAKPRPIIGSGFYDAGNFSLDKVDWEKQHTQDTEKNLRLDLARDYDLSGYASQFKFGGKVSRRHKDNDLEAWAYKDLDEQGFTDEQLNLTQFQKGNVDYRLGRFGPGISAGNIRQLIGGLDRDDFYDPTESRVNDFTIREDINAGYLMNTVDIDDWRFIAGMRYEGTEFNAKGTGATDGQFSTTETKRRYHHWLPGLHARYQIDKNTQVRAAWTKSVVRPTFGQLAPGFVIDDDEATFGNPDLKPLESSNLDLGIEHFMGRAGTVSAFVFYKDIQNFVYNTDVAGTGAWINFAEAHTFANGDSAKLYGLELAYSQKFDWLPAPWNGLLIGANSTFSRSSADIEGFDSASGRNRKRNISLPNQSDSVGNLMLGWEDDKLSLRLSANYKSAYLYELASINDKAHDLHVDAQTFVDFSARYSLSKNLQVSFEAQNLTDESYFVYTGHRSYNGQYEEYGPTYKLGLTFTHF, from the coding sequence ATGTACAAGCGCACCGGGCTCGTCAGCTTCACGCTTACCGCCTTGGCCCTGGCAATCGCCTGCGAGCGGCTCAACGCCGCCGAAGCGGCCACCACCGAGCATGTCGATGTGGTCGGGCAGGGCGCCGCCATTGGCAGCGCCCTCAAGGAGCAACGCGTCTCCGACAGCATCAAGAGCGTGGTGCATGCCGACGGCGTGGCCCAGTTGCCGGATGAAAACGTCGCCGAAGCGGTGCAGCGCCTGCCGGAGATCAGCGTCGAGCGGGACCAGGGCGAAGGCCGGTTTGTCAGCGTGCGCGGCCTGGGGCCGGACCTCAACAGCGTGACCATCAACGGCACTCTGGTGCCATCGCCCGAAAGCGAGCGCCGCGCCGTGGCCCTCGACGTACTGCCCTCGGAACTGGTGCAGTCGCTGTCGGTGATCAAGACGCTGACGCCGGACATGGACGCCAACTCTCTCGGCGGCACCGTCGAGGTAAAAAGCCTGTCGGCGTTCGACCATAAGGGCCTGTTCTATACCGGCAGCACCGAGGTCGGCTACGACAAGAACACCCGCCAGACCAGCCCGAAATTCTCCGGCGCCGCCAGCAACCGGTTCAGCCTTGGCGAGGGTATCGACAACTTCGGCGTGGCGGCGGCCCTCAGCTGGCAGAAGCGTGATTTCGGCTCGGACAACGTCGAAACCGGCGGCGCCTGGGATTTTCGCAACGGCGCCAGGCTCAACGAGTTCGAGCAGCGCGACTACGACATCAGCCGCGAACGCGCCGGTGGCGGCCTGAACTTCGACTACACGCCCGATGACCTGAGCAGCTACTACCTGCGCACCCTCTACAGCCGCTACAAGGACACCGAAACGCGCAACGCCGCCAGCCTCGAATTCGCGGAACCACAAGCGCCGGGCGAACTGGGCGAGGCCGAGGGCAAGCGCAAGCTCAAGAACCGCGAAGAAACCCAGCAGATCCAGTCCTACGTATTCGGCGGCGAACGCATGCTCGGCCTGTGGACCTTGAGCGGCCAGGCCGGCTACAGCCGCTCCAGTGAGGACAGCCCGGCGCATATCGCCGGGGCCACCTTTGACGGCGGTGACTTTGCCGACAGCGGCTTCTACGACAAGGCCAAGCCACGCCCGATCATCGGCAGCGGCTTCTACGACGCCGGCAATTTCAGCCTCGATAAAGTCGACTGGGAGAAACAGCACACCCAGGACACCGAGAAAAACCTGCGCCTGGACCTGGCCCGCGATTATGACCTGAGTGGCTACGCGTCCCAGTTCAAGTTCGGCGGCAAGGTCAGCCGCCGCCATAAAGACAACGACCTGGAAGCCTGGGCCTACAAGGACCTGGATGAACAGGGCTTCACTGACGAGCAGCTCAACCTCACGCAGTTCCAGAAGGGCAACGTCGACTACCGTCTCGGCCGCTTTGGCCCAGGCATCAGCGCGGGCAATATCCGCCAGTTGATCGGTGGCCTCGACCGTGATGACTTCTACGACCCGACCGAATCGCGGGTCAACGACTTCACCATCCGCGAGGACATCAACGCCGGCTACCTGATGAACACCGTCGACATCGACGACTGGCGGTTCATTGCCGGGATGCGCTACGAGGGCACCGAATTCAACGCCAAGGGCACCGGCGCCACCGACGGCCAGTTCAGCACCACCGAGACCAAACGCCGTTATCACCACTGGTTGCCGGGCCTGCACGCGCGCTACCAGATCGACAAGAACACTCAGGTACGCGCCGCCTGGACCAAATCCGTGGTGCGCCCGACCTTTGGTCAACTGGCCCCCGGTTTCGTGATCGACGATGACGAAGCCACCTTCGGCAACCCGGACCTCAAGCCCCTGGAGTCGAGCAACCTGGACCTGGGCATCGAACACTTCATGGGCCGCGCCGGTACCGTGTCGGCGTTCGTGTTCTACAAGGACATCCAGAATTTCGTCTACAACACCGACGTCGCCGGCACGGGCGCCTGGATCAACTTCGCCGAGGCCCACACCTTCGCCAACGGCGACAGCGCCAAGCTGTATGGCCTGGAATTGGCCTACTCACAGAAATTCGACTGGCTGCCCGCGCCGTGGAACGGCCTGCTGATCGGCGCCAACAGCACCTTCAGCCGCTCCAGCGCGGACATCGAGGGCTTCGACAGTGCCAGCGGGCGCAACCGCAAGCGCAACATCAGCCTGCCCAACCAGTCGGACAGCGTCGGCAACCTGATGCTGGGCTGGGAAGACGACAAGCTCAGCCTGCGCCTCTCGGCCAACTACAAATCGGCCTACCTGTACGAACTGGCGTCGATCAACGACAAGGCCCATGACCTGCATGTGGATGCGCAGACCTTCGTCGATTTCAGCGCGCGTTATTCGCTGAGCAAAAACCTGCAAGTGAGCTTCGAGGCACAGAACCTGACGGATGAGTCGTACTTCGTCTACACCGGCCACCGCAGCTACAACGGCCAGTACGAAGAGTACGGGCCCACTTACAAGCTGGGCCTGACCTTCACCCATTTTTGA
- the tolR gene encoding protein TolR has translation MLTRPQRKHGPKAEMNVVPYIDVMLVLLVIFMVTAPMLTQGVKIELPKVAAEALATDTRQQILTLSVKTDGGYSWNLGDELDTRHQTDSAVSLEEMGTKVMQVVAARSDTQVYIRADDNAGYGSVVAAMAVLQKGGVTHLGLVTEAPQ, from the coding sequence ATGTTGACCAGGCCGCAACGCAAGCACGGGCCCAAGGCCGAGATGAACGTGGTGCCCTATATCGACGTGATGCTGGTGCTGCTGGTGATCTTCATGGTTACCGCGCCCATGTTGACCCAGGGCGTGAAAATCGAATTGCCCAAGGTCGCCGCCGAGGCGCTGGCCACCGACACCCGCCAGCAGATCCTCACGCTGTCGGTGAAGACGGACGGCGGTTACTCCTGGAACCTGGGCGACGAACTCGACACCCGGCACCAGACCGACAGCGCCGTGAGCCTGGAAGAGATGGGCACCAAGGTCATGCAGGTGGTGGCGGCGCGCAGCGACACCCAGGTGTATATCCGCGCTGACGATAACGCCGGGTACGGCAGCGTGGTGGCCGCCATGGCGGTGTTGCAAAAGGGGGGTGTCACTCATCTGGGGCTGGTGACCGAGGCCCCCCAATGA
- a CDS encoding energy transducer TonB, translating into MTAMTMHAATRAQVPHSDGLWRNSLAAGLAVALHVAVVAALMLGWAPEKPQAEAPRVMHAQWVMMPAPAPEPVAPLTPVAPEPVAVPVPAKPTVDPQIQAQKLEKAALARKRVEAQNIEQQRLAAEQRNRELEQQRLNQERLAAEKARAAVPAPTAAPAFDSRQYQPLSKEAPDYPERALDKNIEGDCSVEYTVNPQGRVENPKVLDGCHPLFIRPSLAAVDTFRYQPRVVDGKPVAVPAVRNTFHYRIK; encoded by the coding sequence ATGACCGCGATGACCATGCACGCTGCGACGCGGGCGCAGGTGCCCCACAGCGACGGGCTGTGGCGCAACAGCCTGGCGGCGGGCCTGGCGGTGGCGCTGCATGTGGCGGTAGTGGCGGCGCTGATGCTGGGCTGGGCGCCGGAAAAACCTCAGGCAGAGGCCCCGAGGGTGATGCACGCGCAGTGGGTGATGATGCCGGCGCCGGCGCCTGAGCCGGTAGCCCCGCTCACTCCCGTAGCGCCTGAGCCTGTTGCTGTCCCTGTACCGGCCAAACCAACGGTTGACCCGCAGATCCAGGCGCAAAAACTCGAGAAAGCCGCGCTGGCGCGAAAGCGGGTTGAAGCGCAGAACATCGAACAGCAGCGCCTGGCCGCCGAGCAACGCAATCGGGAGCTGGAGCAGCAACGTCTGAACCAGGAGCGGTTGGCTGCTGAAAAAGCCCGCGCCGCCGTACCCGCGCCCACCGCTGCTCCGGCGTTCGACAGCCGCCAGTACCAGCCCCTGAGCAAGGAAGCACCGGACTACCCGGAGCGCGCGCTGGACAAGAACATCGAAGGCGACTGCTCGGTGGAATACACCGTCAATCCCCAGGGCCGGGTGGAAAACCCCAAGGTGCTGGACGGCTGTCATCCGTTGTTTATCCGGCCCTCGCTGGCGGCGGTGGACACCTTTCGCTATCAGCCCAGGGTTGTCGACGGCAAGCCCGTCGCCGTACCGGCGGTGCGCAACACCTTCCACTACCGCATAAAATGA
- the tolQ gene encoding protein TolQ: MHATMEHMTIWSLISDASLLVKAVMVTLLLASLLSWYLIIRRGSVLRRLERQLNDFVARFRGASDLQALYRDAVQAGEGGVTPIFLAGLQEYQHLHTHDPAVLEGVERALQVAITEQELELEKGLQFLATVGSVSPYIGLFGTVWGIMNSFLGLSQVQQATLSTVAPGIAEALIATAIGLFAAIPAVIAYNRFAARSQTLLTRYYAFGNELQVRLHRALRGTSINLAVAA, from the coding sequence ATGCACGCGACGATGGAACATATGACGATCTGGAGCTTGATCAGCGACGCCAGCCTGTTGGTCAAGGCAGTGATGGTGACTCTGCTGTTGGCGTCCCTGCTCAGCTGGTACCTGATCATTCGGCGTGGCAGCGTGCTGCGGCGGCTGGAGCGGCAGTTGAATGATTTCGTGGCGCGTTTTCGCGGCGCGTCGGACTTGCAGGCGCTGTACCGCGACGCCGTGCAGGCGGGCGAGGGCGGTGTGACGCCGATCTTTCTCGCCGGCCTGCAGGAATACCAGCACCTGCACACCCATGACCCGGCGGTGCTCGAAGGCGTGGAGCGTGCGCTGCAGGTAGCGATCACCGAGCAGGAGCTGGAGCTGGAAAAGGGCCTGCAGTTTCTTGCGACGGTGGGTTCGGTCAGCCCCTATATCGGCCTGTTCGGCACCGTGTGGGGGATCATGAACTCGTTCCTGGGCTTGTCCCAGGTACAACAAGCCACCTTGTCCACGGTGGCGCCGGGGATTGCCGAAGCCTTGATTGCCACGGCCATTGGCCTGTTTGCGGCGATTCCGGCCGTGATCGCCTATAACCGCTTTGCCGCGCGCAGCCAGACCCTGCTCACCCGCTACTACGCCTTCGGCAACGAACTGCAAGTGCGCCTGCACCGGGCCCTGCGCGGTACTTCGATCAACCTGGCCGTGGCCGCCTGA
- a CDS encoding phytase, protein MRISRLYLLIALVISANAFATDLALTPWAPGLNAEAVAFLPNRTDRVVASTRDGLLLLDEKGAELARFNGNFSSLDSRTAGNRSLVASLDNDRQQAVLINLDVAGNTWGKPLYLPTRDFPVNGLCLYRDSANNLFVFLVGEEGKGEQWLVGNGATLLAQAQRVRGLPLPPSAQFCQVDDAAERLLVNEANVGWWAYPAQPEAEVKRTPVALFDNPGREAGAMALMPGGMVALDPKTARVHLFQQTGERWAEQSSLTLPGLKEPEQLAINARQLLVRDDDSGQLYQARLDWQATPVPIAPVLAQVAALRQTEPVARQGDAADDPAIWIHPHTPAHSRVLGTNKKQGLLAYDLNGKLLQELAVGRLNNVDVRPNFKLGTQTVDLAVASNRDRNSLSLFSIDRQSGELQEAGEVPTPLKEIYGICLFQPAGGELYAIANGKDGTFLQYRLSAPTGRVQGELVRQFKVDSQPEGCVADDQRQRLFLGEEDVGVWALDARADQPATLTSVIRVGAQLHADVEGLALYQSAARDYLVISSQGNDSYLVLDAEPPFAVRGAFRVGLNAAAGIDGASQTDGLEATAINLGGPWSQGMLVVQDGRKRMPEQAQNFKFVPWAEVNRALKLP, encoded by the coding sequence ATGAGAATTTCCAGGCTGTACCTGCTGATCGCGCTGGTCATCAGCGCTAATGCATTCGCCACTGACCTGGCCCTGACCCCCTGGGCGCCGGGCCTGAATGCCGAGGCTGTCGCATTCCTGCCCAACCGCACCGACCGTGTAGTCGCCAGTACCCGCGATGGCCTGTTGCTGCTAGACGAAAAAGGCGCCGAACTGGCCCGATTCAACGGCAATTTCAGCAGCCTCGACAGCCGCACCGCCGGCAACCGATCGCTGGTCGCCAGCCTCGACAACGACCGCCAGCAGGCCGTGTTGATCAACCTTGATGTCGCCGGCAACACCTGGGGCAAGCCGCTGTATCTGCCCACCCGCGATTTCCCGGTGAACGGCCTGTGCCTGTACCGCGATTCGGCGAACAATCTGTTTGTGTTCCTGGTGGGCGAGGAGGGCAAGGGCGAGCAATGGCTGGTGGGCAATGGCGCGACGCTGCTGGCCCAGGCGCAGCGTGTGCGTGGCCTGCCGCTGCCGCCGTCGGCGCAGTTCTGCCAGGTGGACGATGCGGCCGAGCGTCTGCTGGTGAACGAGGCAAACGTCGGCTGGTGGGCCTACCCGGCGCAACCGGAAGCCGAAGTGAAACGCACGCCCGTGGCGCTGTTCGACAATCCCGGGCGCGAAGCCGGTGCCATGGCGCTGATGCCCGGTGGGATGGTGGCGCTGGACCCGAAAACCGCGCGCGTGCATCTGTTCCAGCAGACTGGCGAACGCTGGGCCGAGCAATCGAGCCTGACCTTGCCGGGTCTCAAGGAGCCGGAGCAGCTGGCGATCAACGCCCGGCAACTGTTGGTGCGCGATGACGACAGCGGCCAGCTCTACCAGGCCCGGCTCGACTGGCAGGCCACGCCGGTGCCGATCGCTCCGGTGCTGGCGCAGGTCGCCGCCCTGCGCCAGACCGAGCCGGTGGCACGCCAGGGCGACGCGGCGGATGACCCGGCCATCTGGATTCACCCGCACACACCCGCGCACAGCCGCGTATTGGGCACCAACAAGAAGCAGGGCCTGCTCGCCTATGACCTCAACGGCAAGCTGCTGCAGGAACTGGCGGTCGGGCGCCTGAACAACGTCGACGTACGCCCCAACTTCAAGCTGGGCACGCAGACCGTCGACCTCGCCGTCGCCAGCAATCGCGATCGCAACAGCCTGAGCCTGTTCAGCATCGACCGCCAGAGCGGCGAGCTGCAGGAAGCCGGCGAAGTGCCGACGCCGCTCAAGGAGATCTACGGCATCTGCCTGTTCCAGCCCGCCGGCGGCGAGCTGTATGCGATTGCTAACGGCAAGGACGGCACCTTCCTGCAATACCGCCTGAGTGCCCCGACCGGGCGTGTGCAGGGCGAGCTGGTGCGCCAGTTCAAGGTCGACAGCCAGCCGGAAGGCTGCGTGGCCGATGATCAACGCCAGCGCTTGTTCCTGGGTGAGGAAGACGTCGGCGTATGGGCACTGGATGCCCGCGCCGACCAACCGGCCACCCTGACCAGCGTGATCAGGGTCGGCGCGCAATTGCACGCGGATGTCGAAGGCCTGGCGCTGTACCAGAGCGCCGCACGGGATTACCTGGTGATCTCGAGCCAGGGCAATGACAGCTACCTGGTGCTGGACGCCGAACCGCCGTTCGCCGTGCGCGGTGCCTTTCGCGTCGGTTTGAACGCCGCCGCCGGCATCGATGGCGCCTCGCAAACCGATGGCCTGGAAGCCACCGCCATCAACCTGGGCGGGCCGTGGAGCCAGGGCATGCTGGTGGTGCAGGACGGGCGCAAGCGCATGCCCGAGCAAGCCCAGAACTTCAAGTTCGTGCCCTGGGCCGAGGTGAACCGCGCGCTGAAATTGCCTTGA
- a CDS encoding D-isomer specific 2-hydroxyacid dehydrogenase family protein — protein MSQVIIASQLDEDYNDVIRARLATLHPQAQVIGVPVGVPSDLPPQANILLLRPINVRGYTAPDTPPPGWPYGAQWVHLVSSGIDFYPHWLFNGPPVTTSRGSAADNLAEFALAAIFAASKHMPAIWVQDSQWQFTALRPLKGTTLGILGFGAIGQRLAQKALGLGIQVVALRQSATPFGVDGVEAARDIHDLFARADHLVVAAPLTDATRHIINRDVLGSARPGLHLINIARGGLLDQEALLEALDNGRIGLASLDVTEPEPLPDGHPLYTHPRVRLSPHTSAISTNSQEEIADTFLANLERYVSGIELANRANA, from the coding sequence ATGAGCCAGGTGATCATTGCCAGCCAGTTGGACGAAGACTACAACGACGTGATCCGCGCGCGTCTCGCCACGCTGCATCCCCAGGCCCAGGTGATCGGGGTGCCGGTCGGCGTACCGAGCGACCTGCCGCCCCAGGCGAATATCCTGCTGCTGCGGCCCATCAACGTACGCGGCTACACCGCACCGGATACGCCGCCACCAGGCTGGCCCTACGGAGCGCAATGGGTGCACCTGGTGTCATCGGGCATCGACTTCTACCCGCACTGGCTGTTCAACGGCCCGCCGGTGACCACGTCACGGGGCAGCGCGGCCGACAATCTGGCCGAGTTCGCCCTGGCGGCCATCTTTGCCGCGTCCAAGCATATGCCCGCCATCTGGGTGCAGGATTCGCAGTGGCAATTTACCGCGTTGCGCCCGCTCAAGGGCACGACCCTGGGCATTCTCGGGTTTGGCGCGATTGGCCAGCGCCTGGCGCAAAAGGCCCTGGGCCTGGGCATCCAGGTGGTAGCGCTGCGCCAGAGCGCGACGCCCTTTGGCGTCGACGGGGTGGAAGCGGCCAGGGACATCCACGACCTGTTCGCCCGTGCCGATCACCTGGTGGTGGCGGCACCGCTCACCGACGCGACGCGGCACATCATCAACCGCGACGTACTGGGCAGCGCCAGGCCGGGGCTGCACCTGATCAATATCGCGCGGGGTGGGCTGCTGGATCAGGAGGCGCTGCTGGAGGCGCTGGATAACGGCCGGATCGGGCTGGCCTCACTCGACGTGACGGAGCCTGAGCCGTTGCCGGATGGGCATCCGTTGTATACCCACCCGAGGGTGCGGTTGTCGCCGCATACGTCGGCGATTTCGACCAATAGCCAGGAAGAGATTGCCGATACGTTCCTGGCCAATCTGGAGCGGTATGTTTCGGGTATCGAACTGGCGAATCGCGCTAACGCCTGA
- a CDS encoding acyl-CoA dehydrogenase family protein, with the protein MTQSSLRAVEAVDFDTTLERLSAELAGTAHLYDQSGAFPHANFTLLHAHGLIALTVPKALGGGGAGLPLARKAIRAIARGEPSTALILVMQYLQHTRLQDSTTWPRHLRVRVAEDAVHKGALINALRVEPDLGTPARGGLPATTAVRSAEGWRISGHKIYSTGSHGLSWFSVWARSDDADPLVGAWLVPRDSPGVSIIDTWDHLGMRATCSHEVVLDNVLVPLDHAVSVSPWSAPQPELDGEGFLWMSVLLSSVYDAVAQAARDWLVHWLEERQPSNLGAALSTLPRFQETVGHIDTLLFANRSLLDAAADGHTPAANAAQLKYLVTGNAIRAVELAIEASGNPGLSRHSPLQRHYRDVLCSRVHTPQNDAVLQGVGKAVFAQRQKDRT; encoded by the coding sequence ATGACTCAATCGTCTCTACGTGCCGTGGAAGCCGTCGATTTCGACACCACCCTCGAACGACTCAGCGCCGAGCTGGCCGGCACCGCACACCTTTATGATCAAAGCGGCGCTTTCCCCCACGCCAACTTCACGTTGCTGCACGCCCACGGCCTGATCGCGCTCACGGTGCCCAAAGCCCTCGGCGGCGGCGGTGCCGGCCTGCCTCTGGCGCGCAAGGCCATCCGTGCAATTGCCAGGGGCGAGCCCTCCACCGCGCTGATCCTGGTGATGCAATACCTGCAACACACCCGCCTGCAAGACAGCACAACCTGGCCCCGGCACTTGCGTGTGCGCGTCGCCGAAGACGCGGTACACAAGGGCGCGCTGATCAATGCCCTGCGCGTCGAACCGGACCTGGGCACACCGGCCCGGGGTGGCCTGCCGGCGACCACCGCCGTGCGCAGCGCCGAAGGCTGGCGCATCAGCGGACACAAGATCTACTCCACCGGCAGCCATGGCCTGAGCTGGTTCAGCGTGTGGGCGCGCAGCGACGATGCCGACCCGCTGGTGGGCGCCTGGCTGGTGCCCAGGGACAGCCCCGGCGTGAGCATCATCGACACTTGGGATCACCTGGGCATGCGCGCCACCTGCAGCCATGAAGTGGTGCTCGACAACGTGCTGGTACCGCTGGACCACGCGGTCAGCGTCAGCCCCTGGAGCGCGCCGCAGCCGGAGCTGGATGGCGAGGGATTTCTGTGGATGTCAGTGCTGCTGTCATCGGTGTACGACGCCGTGGCCCAGGCCGCACGGGACTGGCTGGTGCACTGGCTGGAAGAACGCCAGCCGTCGAATCTCGGTGCGGCGCTGTCGACCCTGCCGCGTTTCCAGGAGACCGTCGGCCATATCGACACCCTGTTGTTCGCCAACCGCAGCCTGCTCGATGCCGCCGCCGACGGCCACACCCCGGCCGCCAACGCAGCGCAATTGAAGTACCTGGTGACCGGCAACGCCATTCGTGCGGTCGAGCTGGCCATCGAAGCCTCGGGCAACCCCGGCCTGTCACGGCACAGCCCACTGCAACGGCATTATCGCGATGTGCTGTGCAGCCGCGTGCATACCCCGCAGAACGACGCCGTGCTGCAAGGTGTCGGCAAAGCCGTGTTCGCCCAACGTCAGAAGGACCGCACATGA